The Mercurialis annua linkage group LG7, ddMerAnnu1.2, whole genome shotgun sequence genome includes the window GAAgaatttgaaatgaaagatcTTGGAAAAACCAAATATTGTCTTGGTTTACAAATTAAACATATGCACAATGGCGTATTAGTGCATCAGTcaaattatatagaaaagatCTTAAAACGTTTTGGTATGGATAAAGCAAATCCTTTAAGTACTCCTATGGTTAATCGATCACTGAATGTTGAAACTGATCCATTTCGTCCTTGTGGAGAAAATGAGGATATTCTTGGTCCTGAAGTACCATATCTCAGTGCAATCGGAGCACTTATGTATCTCGCTAATTGCACTCGTCCTGACATATCCTTTTCTGTCAATTTATTAGCAAGATTCAGTTCAGCTCCCACGAAGAGACATTGGAATggaatcaaacatatattatgTTATCTTCGTGGAAGCACTGATCttggtttattttattctaacgaTTCAAATCTAGAATTGATTGGTTATGCAGATGCAGGTTATTTGTCTGATCCTCATAAGGTTAAGTCTCAAACTGGATATGTATTTACAAGTGGAGGTACTGCAATTTCTTGGCGGTCACAGAATCAAACAATTGTAGCCACTTCCTCAAATCATGCTGAACTTATTGCATTACATGAAGCAAGTAGGGAATGTGTGTGGCTCAGATCAATAACACAACACATTCAAAAATCCTGTGGTCTTCCAGTCCATAAGAGTCCAACTGTTCTATATGAAGATAATGCTGCATGTATAGCACAAATCAAGGAAGGATACGTCAAGAGTGACAGAACCAAACATATACCTCCAAGATTCTTTTCATACACTCAAGAACTCataaagaatcaagaaattgACATCCAGTATgttcaatcaaataacaattcaTCTGATCTCTTCACGAAGGCACTTCCTACAGCAATATTTAGAAAACATGTTCATAATATTGGAATGCGCCATCTGCGAAATACATGAAGGATTATCTATGTTGCAATGAGGGGGAGAAATTACGCACTGCACTCTTTTTCCCTAACTAAAGTTTTTATCCCATTGGGTTTTTCTTTAGTGAGGTTTTTAATGAGGCAGTACGACATAGCGTAATTTAGAATAAACATTTTTGTCATCCAAGGGGGAGTGTTATGAATAGTGTGTGAAATATTATGGATGACAAATTCAAAGTTACCTATCTAATTAGGTGAAAATATTTCAACCCTCCATATTTGACATGcatgtaaatgcattaattacatggtgggtgaaattgcctataaataggttCCATTCCATGTAAAATTTACAATTGAAAATACTCatcaaagaaataaaattcCTCCTAAATATTTGCTCTCTTGTTGCATTATTGAGTGAtcactaattattaattagtttagtcTATAAGCATTATCTATATTATCGTTAAGTTTATAACACGTTATCAGCACGATCGTTCTATTAGTTTACGATTCTCTAATCCAAGAAAATTCGGTAAAGTATTCCAAAGTTTAATCATGTCAAACCTTACAAAGCTTGAATTTACGGCACTTGATGTATCTGGAAAAAATTATCTGTCATGGATACTAGATGCAAAAATACATCTGCAAGCCTCTGGTCATGAGGACACTATTAAAGAGGGAAATAATGCCTCTACTCAAGATCGTGCAAAAGCAATGATCTTCCTTCGCCATCATCTTGATGAAGGATTAAAAAAAGAATATCTCAGTGAAGATAATCCACTTGTTCTCTGGAATAGTTTAAAAGAACGCTTCGACCATCAGAAGACTGTAATTCTTCCAAAAGCTCGTTATGACTGGATGCATTTAAGATTGCAGGATTTTAAAAGTGTTAGTGAATACAATTCTGCAATATTCCGAATTAGCTCAAAGCTAAAATTGTGTGGAGAAACAATTACTGATGaagatttattagaaaaaacatTCTCCACTTTTCATGCATCTAATGTGGTACTCCAGCAGCAGTATCGTGAGAAAGGGTTTAAGAAATATTCAGAGCTGATTTCTTGCCTTCTAGTGGCTGAGCAAAATAACGAGCTGTTAATGAAAAATTATGCGGCACGACCCACTGGTTCTGCTCCATTTCCTGAAGTAAATGCGAGCGCATATAGATCTCCTCGTGGTCGTGGTCGTGGCCGTGGTCGTGGTCATGGTTATGGTCGAGGTGGAAATAATTACAACCATGTCGGTTATAATAACTCCTTTAAGCATAAGAATCACCACCAGAAGTGGGATAAGAAGGAGGAGAAACAAGAAAACAGGAACAGTGGACAATACAAACATCAAGTGAAAAATGTCGATAGTAAATGTTATCGATGTGGCATGACTGGGCATTGGTCGCGTACCTGTCGTACGCCCAAACATCTTGTTGAGCTTTACCAAGCTTCCCTCAAGGAAAATGGAAAGAATATAGAAACAAATTTTGTTGCTGATGATGATTTTGACCACAGTCTAATGCATAATGACTCTATAGACATGACACATTTAGATGTTTCTGATTTTCTTGAGAACAATAATAATGAAAACTAATCCAGCatgtattgtaatgtttttattatttacttatgTATTGTTGTGTTATTCTATAATTTCTTATGatgaatttttctttgtttgaatTAAGAAGCATATGGATAATTCTCAGCATGTTGTTTCGTCCAAGTTCAGTAATGAAGACATATGTCTTGTGGATAGTGCGACAACCCACACTATACataaacaccaaaaatatttttcaaatcttaaaaGATGTCAGACAAATGTCAGTACGATATCTGGTAaggtaaaattaattgaaggctCCGGAAGAGCTACTATTCTATTACAAGGGGGAACTGTACTTACCATTAATGAAGCATTATTTTCCCCCAAGTCTCAAAGAAACTTGTTGAATTTTAAAGATATTCGTCTGAATAAATTCCATATTGAGACAAAAAATGATGATAATATGGAATATCTTCATATTACAACAAATGTTTCAGGTAAGAAGcatgtaattgaaaaattaccCACATTTTCTTCtggtttatattatacatatataaatgtgGTCGAATCACATATAgctgaaaagaaaaagtattgTGATGCCTCAATACTAAAACTATGGCATGAAAGATTGGGT containing:
- the LOC126657303 gene encoding uncharacterized protein LOC126657303, whose translation is MSNLTKLEFTALDVSGKNYLSWILDAKIHLQASGHEDTIKEGNNASTQDRAKAMIFLRHHLDEGLKKEYLSEDNPLVLWNSLKERFDHQKTVILPKARYDWMHLRLQDFKSVSEYNSAIFRISSKLKLCGETITDEDLLEKTFSTFHASNVVLQQQYREKGFKKYSELISCLLVAEQNNELLMKNYAARPTGSAPFPEVNASAYRSPRGRGRGRGRGHGYGRGGNNYNHVGYNNSFKHKNHHQKWDKKEEKQENRNSGQYKHQVKNVDSKCYRCGMTGHWSRTCRTPKHLVELYQASLKENGKNIETNFVADDDFDHSLMHNDSIDMTHLDVSDFLENNNNEN